The SAR202 cluster bacterium sequence CCCTCCAGAACAAGGTTCAGTATCTGTGCTCTCTTCGCTTCTCGCTCGGTCAAATGTAGTCCTCTCATGGACTGACATATTCACTGAGCAGTTACCTACTGACAATATCACTGAGCAAAGACAGCTGCGATTTTGAAGATTGACGGGGCATGGGGTCCGTCGTAAACTCGGAGATAGAGCCAGCAAGCACGCCACAAAGTTTGAAGGAGGCCGCCTGTGACGATCGCCAAGCCTGTGTCCGATCAGCCCGTGGACGGGCGCGTGGTTTCGGAGGACCCGTACTGTCGAGAGGTAAATTTACCGTCGCTCGACACCTGGATCACGCCCACCCGCCAGTTCTTCGTTCGCAGCCACTTCCACGAAACCCCGCACATAGATACCTCAACCCACCGACTCGTTATTGAAGGCTCCGTCGACCGCAAGATATCGTTCTCTCACGCCGACATCCTTGCCATGCCGAGCAGGGAGATGACGGTAACGATAGAGTGCGCCGGCAACAGCCGCTCTTACATGATGCCTCCTGCCGAGGGGCTGAAGTTTACCCATGGAGCAATCAGCACGGCAGTCTGGAAGGGCGTGCCGCTGAGCCTCCTGCTGGAGCGGGCCGGCATCCGGCGAGACGCGAAAGAGGTGCTCTTCGAGGGCGCTGACGGCGGCGAGGAGGAGGAGGACGGGAAGAAGGTCCATATCAACTACGAGCGCAGCCTGACCATAGCGCAGGCGGTGGACCCCGAGGTGATCGTCGCAACCCATATGAACGGGGAGTTATTGAATGCCGACCACGGCGCGCCGCTCAGGCTGGTCGTTCCCGGGTGGTTCGGCATGGCCTCGGTGAAGTGGCTCACGCGCATCAGCCTGATCGACTACGAGTTCAAGGGGTTCTTCCAGAAGCGGCGCTACCTGCTCATAAACGAGGGAGCGGCGGATGAGGTCACCGGCGAGCCGGTCTCGCGGATGAAGGTGAAGGCGCTTATTGCACAGCCGAAGCACGGAGAGATCGTGCGGCCGGGCGGATACACCATTCGAGGCTTTGCGTGGTCCGGCGAGGCTGACATTGCAAAGGTGGAGGTCAGCACGGACGCGGGGAAGTCGTGGCACGCCGCCACACTGTTGACGGAAAAAGCGAAGCGCGCGTGGCGCAGGTGGGAGTACAGGTGGGTTTCGCACCCGGGCCACTTCGTCCTGAAGGTCAGGGCGACGGACTCCAACGGGGTTGTGCAGCCGGAGGTCACGGCCTGGAACTTCCGGGGTTACGTGAATAGTGCCATACACTCCGTGGCGGTGAAAGTACCGCTGGAGTAGGGGTACAGGGTACGGGGGACAGGGTATGGGTTAACAGCCGTTAAGAATGTGAAGACCGCAGGGCGAACTCACACCTGCGCCCTGCGGTCTCCTCGTTTATCGGATATGCCGTCTGTCTATTTCCTGCGGACGCGGCCGTTGAGGGCGGCGAATGCGAGGGTGAGGCTGAGGGCCGCCACGCCGGCCACGGCGGCAAGGCCTTTTAGGAGCGCTTCGCCGTCCCATCCCACGGTTATCAGCGAGCGGAGCGCGGCGAGAAGGTACGTCACCGGGTTGAGGCCGGCGAGTGTTCCCATCCAGCCGGTCATTACCTCACGCGGCACGAAGACCGTCGTGAGGAAGACGAACGGGAAGAAGACGAGCCACGAGGTATTCACCGCGGCCGGGTTGCCGGTCTTGAGCGCCACGGCATAAGGGAATCCGGCGAAGATGAGGCCCCATGAGGCGGAGATCAGGACGAAGGCCAGAATGCCGAGCGGGCCGCTCTCAAAGCGGATGCCCGTTATCATGCCGAGTATCAGAACCGGAATGGTCAGCGCGACGACCATGAGGAAGTCCGCGATCATCATCCCCAGCAGAAGCGACCAACGGTTGACCGGGGTGAGTGACAGCCTGTCGAAGTAGCCGTTCTGGATGTCAGTCACCACTACCAGGGCGCGGGAAATGCCAGTCACGGCGAAGATTATCGCCACGGGAAGCTGGAAGGCCTTGTAATTGAACTGCGCTCCGTCCTGGCCGGGGAGCGCGTTCGCGGCGAAGTCCTGCATTGCGCCGATGTTCACGGTGTAAAAGAATACGGGGATGATAAGCGCCGGGATTACGCTCTCGTAGTCCCTCATTGCTCCCCTGATTGCCCTGCCTGCCACGGACATAAGGTCGTAGAGGAAGGAAGCCTTTCTACCAAGCGGGGCCGAAGGTTGTACTTGCTCCTGTGTCTGAGTTGCGGATGTCATTTTTACCGTCCCTCTGCTTGCCGTCTTTCTTCTTGCCGTCCTTGGACTCGGGCTTGCTTTCTTCCTTGGTCACCGGGGCGTCGCGTTGCAGGCGTCCGCCGGTCACCTGGAGGAAGACGTCGTCGAGCGTGGGCGTGCGGAGCGTAAGCGTGCGCACCCTGACGCCGGCGTCGTTCAGGGCGAGCGCGACACTGCTTATCGCCGCGGCGCCGTTGGAGGCGCTCACTGTGATCTCGTTCTCGTGGGACTCCACCTTCTCGATCGGCTTGACTGCGCGCACTTTCTCCACAGCCCTTTGCGTGGCGGCGGCGTCGCCCTCCACCTCAGCGATGATCAGGTCGGAGCCGATGGAGCGCTTCAGCTCAACCGGCGTGCCCTCCGCGGCAAGCAGGCCGTTGTTGATGATGCCGAGCCGGTCGCAG is a genomic window containing:
- a CDS encoding sulfite oxidase — encoded protein: MTIAKPVSDQPVDGRVVSEDPYCREVNLPSLDTWITPTRQFFVRSHFHETPHIDTSTHRLVIEGSVDRKISFSHADILAMPSREMTVTIECAGNSRSYMMPPAEGLKFTHGAISTAVWKGVPLSLLLERAGIRRDAKEVLFEGADGGEEEEDGKKVHINYERSLTIAQAVDPEVIVATHMNGELLNADHGAPLRLVVPGWFGMASVKWLTRISLIDYEFKGFFQKRRYLLINEGAADEVTGEPVSRMKVKALIAQPKHGEIVRPGGYTIRGFAWSGEADIAKVEVSTDAGKSWHAATLLTEKAKRAWRRWEYRWVSHPGHFVLKVRATDSNGVVQPEVTAWNFRGYVNSAIHSVAVKVPLE
- a CDS encoding ABC transporter permease, whose amino-acid sequence is MTSATQTQEQVQPSAPLGRKASFLYDLMSVAGRAIRGAMRDYESVIPALIIPVFFYTVNIGAMQDFAANALPGQDGAQFNYKAFQLPVAIIFAVTGISRALVVVTDIQNGYFDRLSLTPVNRWSLLLGMMIADFLMVVALTIPVLILGMITGIRFESGPLGILAFVLISASWGLIFAGFPYAVALKTGNPAAVNTSWLVFFPFVFLTTVFVPREVMTGWMGTLAGLNPVTYLLAALRSLITVGWDGEALLKGLAAVAGVAALSLTLAFAALNGRVRRK